A genomic stretch from Haloferax sp. Atlit-12N includes:
- a CDS encoding CoA ester lyase, whose amino-acid sequence MPRRSVLFSPGDRPELLRKAPGAGADVLVFDLEDAVSPDRKAEARETVAAVLSDPDFDPDAEVAVRVNPGDAGHDDIAAVCTEHPPDALVVPKATSADDVTSVAGAAREVGADCPVIAIVESAAGVLAAPEVAAAPDTAAVVFGAEDFAADVGATRSDEGTEVLYARERVVVAAAAAGVDAIDTLHVDYQDEAGLREDAAFGRRLGYDGKLAIHPAQVPVINEAFSPDDEDVAWAKKVLRARGEAAKEGRGVFGVDGEMIDAPLVKQAENILDRAGESY is encoded by the coding sequence ATGCCCCGACGCAGCGTTTTGTTCTCCCCCGGCGACCGACCCGAGCTACTGCGGAAAGCCCCCGGCGCGGGCGCTGACGTGCTCGTCTTCGACCTCGAAGACGCCGTCTCGCCCGACAGGAAAGCCGAGGCTCGGGAGACCGTCGCCGCGGTCCTCTCGGACCCCGACTTCGACCCCGACGCCGAGGTCGCCGTCCGCGTCAACCCCGGCGACGCCGGCCACGACGACATCGCCGCCGTCTGCACCGAACACCCGCCGGACGCGCTCGTGGTTCCGAAGGCGACGAGCGCCGACGACGTGACGAGCGTCGCCGGCGCGGCCCGCGAGGTCGGCGCCGACTGTCCCGTCATCGCCATCGTCGAGAGCGCGGCGGGCGTCCTCGCCGCCCCCGAAGTCGCGGCCGCGCCCGACACCGCCGCGGTCGTCTTCGGCGCGGAGGACTTCGCCGCCGACGTGGGCGCGACTCGGTCCGACGAGGGCACCGAAGTGCTGTACGCCCGCGAGCGCGTCGTCGTCGCGGCCGCGGCCGCCGGCGTCGACGCCATCGACACGCTCCACGTCGATTATCAGGACGAGGCCGGACTCCGCGAGGACGCCGCGTTCGGCCGGCGACTCGGCTACGACGGGAAACTCGCCATCCATCCCGCGCAGGTGCCGGTCATCAACGAGGCGTTCTCGCCCGACGACGAGGACGTGGCGTGGGCGAAAAAGGTGCTCCGCGCCCGCGGCGAGGCCGCGAAGGAGGGTCGGGGCGTCTTCGGCGTCGACGGCGAGATGATAGACGCCCCGCTCGTCAAGCAGGCCGAGAACATCCTCGACCGCGCCGGCGAGTCGTACTGA
- a CDS encoding enoyl-CoA hydratase/isomerase family protein, whose product MTEVELDSDAVRLALADGVATVTLDAPAVRNALTVDVTAGVREALNSLPDEARCVVLRGSDEAGAFCAGGDVNAMLELQADAMTLPEAVDHVVRDTADCVRRVYECDLPTVAAIDGPAVGAGGALAIACDLQLLREDASIGFGFRRVGLAVDSGLSYLLPRLVGRNVAMELVYTGEKLGPERALELGVVNRVAGEDEFESELAALTERIAGGPTKALTASKRLLRRPDDSIEAAIEHEASAQAVMFETDDHAEGVESFMSRREPAFEGK is encoded by the coding sequence ATGACCGAGGTCGAACTCGACTCCGACGCGGTACGGCTCGCGCTCGCCGACGGCGTGGCGACGGTGACGCTGGACGCTCCGGCGGTTCGGAACGCGCTGACGGTCGACGTCACCGCCGGCGTACGCGAGGCGCTGAACTCGCTCCCCGACGAGGCGCGCTGTGTCGTCCTCCGCGGGAGCGACGAGGCGGGCGCGTTCTGCGCCGGCGGCGACGTGAACGCCATGTTAGAGCTACAGGCGGACGCGATGACGCTCCCCGAGGCGGTCGACCACGTCGTCCGCGACACCGCCGACTGCGTGCGCCGCGTCTACGAGTGCGACCTGCCGACGGTCGCGGCCATCGACGGCCCGGCCGTGGGTGCGGGCGGCGCGCTCGCCATCGCCTGCGACCTCCAACTCCTCCGCGAAGACGCCTCCATCGGATTCGGATTCCGCCGGGTCGGTCTCGCGGTCGATTCGGGGCTGTCGTACCTCCTTCCGCGACTCGTCGGGCGCAACGTCGCCATGGAACTCGTCTACACGGGCGAGAAACTCGGCCCCGAGCGGGCGCTGGAACTCGGCGTCGTGAACCGCGTCGCGGGCGAGGACGAGTTCGAATCCGAACTCGCCGCCCTCACGGAGCGCATCGCCGGCGGCCCGACGAAAGCGCTCACCGCCTCAAAGCGCCTGCTCCGCCGCCCCGACGACTCCATCGAAGCGGCTATCGAACACGAGGCATCGGCGCAGGCGGTCATGTTCGAAACCGACGACCACGCCGAGGGCGTGGAGTCGTTCATGAGTCGTCGGGAACCGGCGTTCGAAGGGAAGTAG
- a CDS encoding glucose 1-dehydrogenase has translation MKGIDGKVALVTGAASGIGRATALRFAEEGAMVALSDVQVDAGEQVVREIESEGGEAVFFEADSSKESDVASLVDRTVSEFGGLDFAHNNAGIEGTPGPIAEMSIEDFQRVIDINLTGVFLGLKYEIPRLVENGGGAIVNTSSVAGLTGGANLAHYYAAKHGVIGLTRSAALEVATENVRVNAVCPGVIETPMIERFTAGNDEAKAGLLEDEPIGRLGKPEEIASAVVYLCSDDASFVTGHPMVIDGGYVVP, from the coding sequence ATGAAGGGAATCGACGGGAAGGTCGCGCTCGTGACGGGCGCGGCGTCGGGTATCGGACGGGCGACTGCGCTCCGGTTCGCGGAGGAGGGCGCGATGGTCGCGCTCTCGGACGTGCAGGTGGACGCCGGCGAGCAGGTCGTCCGAGAGATAGAAAGCGAGGGCGGCGAGGCCGTCTTCTTCGAAGCCGATAGCTCGAAGGAAAGCGACGTGGCGAGCCTCGTCGACAGGACGGTCAGCGAGTTCGGCGGCCTCGACTTCGCGCACAACAACGCGGGCATCGAGGGGACGCCCGGCCCCATCGCCGAGATGTCCATCGAGGACTTCCAGCGGGTCATCGACATCAACCTGACCGGCGTGTTCCTCGGGCTGAAGTACGAGATTCCGCGCCTCGTCGAGAACGGCGGCGGCGCTATCGTCAACACGTCTTCCGTGGCAGGACTGACCGGCGGCGCGAACCTCGCGCACTACTACGCCGCCAAACACGGCGTCATCGGGCTGACCCGCTCGGCGGCGCTCGAAGTGGCGACCGAGAACGTCCGCGTCAACGCGGTCTGTCCGGGTGTCATCGAGACGCCGATGATAGAGCGGTTCACCGCCGGCAACGACGAGGCGAAGGCGGGGTTGCTCGAAGACGAGCCAATCGGTCGTCTCGGCAAACCGGAAGAAATCGCCAGCGCGGTCGTCTACCTCTGTTCGGACGACGCGTCGTTCGTCACCGGCCACCCGATGGTCATCGACGGCGGCTACGTCGTCCCGTAG
- a CDS encoding Glu/Leu/Phe/Val dehydrogenase: MAQEANPFESLQEQIDDAAAYLDVRDDVIERLKNPERVLETNLAVEMDDGDVELFRAYRSQFNGDRGPYKGGIRYHPNVSRDEVKALSGWMVYKCAVVDIPYGGGKGGIVIDPKAYSESELERITRSFAKELRPLIGEDRDIPAPDVNTGQREMNWIKDTYETLENTTAPGVITGKALSNGGSEGRVEATGRSTMLTAREAFDYLGRDIEGATVAVQGYGNAGSVAAKLIDDLGASVVAVSDSSGGIYDPDGLDTRAVKQFKNETGTVSDYEGTEAITNEELLTLDVDLLVPAALENAIDGELAHDVNADIIVEAANGPLTPDADDVLTEREVHVFPDILANAGGVTVSYFEWVQNRQRFYWTEDRVNDELERVIVDAFEELVDAYETHDLPNFRTAAYVVAIRRVVDSYDSAGNWP, from the coding sequence ATGGCACAAGAGGCGAATCCCTTCGAGAGTCTACAGGAGCAAATCGACGATGCGGCCGCCTACCTCGACGTGCGCGACGACGTTATCGAGCGGCTGAAAAACCCCGAGCGAGTCCTCGAGACGAACCTCGCCGTCGAGATGGACGACGGCGACGTCGAACTGTTTCGCGCCTACCGGTCGCAGTTCAACGGCGACCGCGGCCCGTACAAAGGCGGGATTCGCTACCACCCGAACGTCAGCCGCGACGAGGTGAAGGCGCTGTCGGGCTGGATGGTGTACAAGTGCGCCGTCGTCGACATCCCCTACGGCGGCGGTAAGGGCGGCATCGTCATCGACCCCAAGGCGTACTCCGAGTCCGAACTCGAGCGCATCACCCGGTCGTTCGCCAAGGAGCTTCGCCCCCTCATCGGAGAGGACCGCGACATCCCCGCGCCCGACGTGAACACCGGCCAGCGCGAGATGAACTGGATTAAGGACACCTACGAGACCCTCGAAAACACCACCGCGCCGGGTGTCATCACCGGCAAGGCGCTCTCGAACGGCGGGAGCGAGGGTCGCGTCGAGGCGACCGGCCGCTCGACGATGCTCACCGCCCGCGAGGCGTTCGACTACCTCGGCCGCGACATCGAGGGCGCGACCGTCGCCGTGCAGGGCTACGGGAACGCCGGCTCCGTCGCCGCGAAGCTCATCGACGACCTCGGCGCGTCGGTCGTCGCCGTCTCCGACTCCTCCGGCGGCATCTACGACCCCGACGGCCTCGACACCCGCGCGGTCAAGCAGTTCAAAAACGAGACGGGCACCGTCTCCGACTACGAGGGAACGGAGGCCATCACCAACGAGGAGCTTCTCACCCTCGACGTGGACCTGCTCGTCCCCGCCGCGCTGGAGAACGCCATCGACGGCGAACTCGCCCACGACGTGAACGCGGACATCATCGTCGAGGCCGCCAACGGTCCGCTCACGCCGGACGCCGACGACGTGCTCACCGAGCGCGAGGTCCACGTCTTCCCCGACATCCTCGCCAACGCCGGCGGCGTCACCGTCTCGTACTTCGAGTGGGTCCAGAACCGCCAGCGGTTCTACTGGACCGAAGACCGCGTCAACGACGAACTGGAGCGCGTCATCGTCGACGCCTTCGAGGAACTCGTCGACGCCTACGAGACCCACGACCTGCCGAACTTCCGCACCGCGGCCTACGTCGTCGCCATCCGCCGCGTCGTCGACTCCTACGACTCCGCGGGCAACTGGCCGTAG
- a CDS encoding ATP-binding protein, translating into MQLDTPLRVLSADGDRAISRVAQRSVPNAVVDSAATLAAARRALDGEDAYDCLVLGSAFPDGDAVSLLREIRTAGDDLPVVFLAPGDADHSVTELVDLAIGAYLVREEFLGREEHDHADDTEAATDPADALGSRVRRLACEHCKKRAARETVERVGESVETGWFIEDALDALDDVFYVYDREGNLVSWNERLSELTGLSDAELTGMSADAFFHEADQPAVKRAVEEVIRTGTTVVEARLPTDDGTLLFQLTGRRLTGPEGDVVGFCGVGRDITTRRQHEEQLAQQNERLGEFARVLSHDLRNPLSISVGFLDLERETNDSENLERVATSLARISDIVDDVLAAARSGKAVIDFAPVSVEAVADRAWNTVETGEATLVVESSATVHADPGRLQRLFENLFRNSVDHGSAGGRPSPLTVRVTASAADESFAVEDDGIGIDAAIVTRVFERGFTTSSEGTGFGLDIVRSLAEAHGWSVSVGAAATGGARFEFDGVEFADEDHRCQASAAGKRASDDS; encoded by the coding sequence ATGCAACTCGATACTCCGCTCCGCGTCCTCTCCGCCGACGGCGACCGCGCTATTTCCCGGGTCGCCCAGCGGTCGGTCCCGAACGCCGTCGTCGACTCGGCCGCGACACTCGCTGCCGCTCGCCGTGCCCTCGACGGCGAGGACGCGTACGACTGTCTCGTTCTCGGTTCGGCGTTTCCCGACGGCGACGCCGTCTCCCTGCTCCGCGAGATTCGCACGGCCGGTGACGACCTCCCCGTCGTCTTCCTCGCACCCGGTGACGCCGACCACTCCGTGACCGAACTGGTCGATTTAGCTATCGGCGCGTACCTCGTCCGCGAGGAGTTCCTCGGACGGGAAGAGCACGACCACGCCGACGACACCGAGGCCGCCACCGACCCGGCCGACGCGCTCGGGTCGCGAGTCCGGCGACTCGCCTGCGAACACTGCAAGAAGCGGGCCGCCCGCGAGACGGTCGAGCGGGTCGGTGAGTCGGTCGAGACGGGGTGGTTCATCGAGGACGCGCTCGACGCGCTCGACGACGTGTTCTACGTCTACGACCGCGAGGGGAACCTCGTCTCGTGGAACGAGCGACTCTCGGAGCTGACCGGCCTGTCGGACGCCGAACTCACCGGCATGTCGGCCGACGCGTTCTTCCACGAGGCCGACCAGCCGGCGGTCAAGCGCGCCGTCGAAGAAGTTATCCGAACGGGAACCACGGTCGTCGAAGCGCGGCTCCCGACGGACGACGGCACGCTGTTGTTCCAACTCACCGGTCGCCGGCTCACGGGACCGGAGGGGGACGTCGTCGGGTTCTGCGGCGTCGGCCGCGATATCACCACCCGTCGGCAACACGAAGAGCAACTCGCACAGCAAAACGAGCGCCTCGGCGAGTTCGCGCGGGTCCTCTCTCACGACCTCCGGAACCCGCTTTCCATCTCGGTAGGCTTTCTCGACCTCGAGCGGGAGACGAACGACTCCGAGAACCTCGAACGGGTCGCGACCTCGCTGGCGCGCATCAGCGACATCGTCGACGACGTGCTTGCCGCGGCCCGAAGCGGAAAGGCGGTCATCGATTTCGCGCCCGTCTCGGTCGAGGCGGTCGCCGACCGGGCGTGGAACACGGTCGAGACGGGCGAGGCGACGCTCGTCGTCGAGTCGTCCGCGACGGTTCACGCCGACCCCGGTCGGCTCCAGCGACTGTTCGAGAACCTGTTTCGGAACTCGGTAGATCACGGTTCCGCGGGCGGGCGGCCCTCGCCGCTGACCGTCCGCGTCACCGCGTCGGCCGCCGACGAGTCGTTCGCGGTCGAAGACGACGGTATCGGCATCGACGCCGCCATCGTCACGCGGGTGTTCGAACGCGGTTTCACCACTTCCTCCGAGGGGACTGGCTTCGGCCTCGACATCGTCCGGTCGCTCGCGGAGGCCCACGGCTGGTCGGTCTCCGTCGGGGCGGCGGCGACCGGCGGCGCGCGCTTCGAGTTCGACGGCGTCGAATTCGCCGACGAGGACCACCGCTGTCAGGCGAGCGCCGCGGGAAAAAGAGCGTCGGACGACTCCTAA
- a CDS encoding NAD(P)/FAD-dependent oxidoreductase: MADAGNSEEANTTTETATGPEAAAFDYDVAIVGGGPTGCSAGVFTGRYGLDTVVFDRGRSSLQRCAYLENYLGFPGGIDIEAFYGLIHDHVEEAGCDLVSDLVEAVEPAGDDAAATATAAGPGFAVTTQSGETVTARRVVAAARYGGDFLEPLGDDEMFVTYEYDGETRTKFDRDYADIEGRTAIDGLYVAAPVSEVNVQAIMSAGQGARVGRSVITDHRLEQGYPEDLARHWDWIRPESELADEEAARDNWRERFDSRVPDDCDLSEERLHELREADVERQREMYVSEETVETRAERGHERLADHLGLDADSGPASDSASDAE; the protein is encoded by the coding sequence ATGGCAGACGCCGGGAACTCCGAGGAGGCGAACACGACGACGGAGACGGCGACAGGCCCGGAGGCCGCGGCGTTCGACTACGACGTGGCCATCGTCGGCGGCGGGCCGACGGGCTGCTCGGCGGGCGTCTTCACCGGCCGGTACGGCCTCGACACCGTGGTCTTCGACCGCGGCCGGTCGTCGCTCCAGCGCTGTGCCTATCTGGAGAACTACCTCGGCTTTCCCGGCGGCATCGACATCGAGGCGTTCTACGGACTCATCCACGACCACGTCGAGGAGGCCGGCTGTGACCTCGTTTCGGACCTCGTCGAGGCGGTCGAACCCGCCGGCGACGACGCGGCTGCGACCGCGACCGCCGCCGGCCCCGGCTTCGCGGTCACGACACAGAGCGGCGAGACCGTCACCGCGAGGCGGGTCGTCGCGGCCGCCCGCTACGGCGGCGACTTCCTCGAACCGCTCGGCGACGACGAGATGTTCGTCACCTACGAGTACGACGGCGAGACACGGACGAAGTTCGACCGCGACTACGCCGACATCGAGGGCCGAACAGCCATCGACGGGCTGTACGTCGCCGCGCCGGTGAGCGAGGTCAACGTGCAAGCCATCATGTCGGCCGGACAGGGCGCGCGAGTCGGGCGGTCGGTCATCACCGACCACCGTCTCGAACAGGGGTATCCCGAGGACCTCGCGCGCCACTGGGACTGGATACGCCCCGAGTCCGAGCTCGCCGACGAGGAGGCCGCCCGCGACAACTGGCGCGAGCGGTTCGACAGCCGGGTCCCCGACGACTGCGACCTCTCCGAGGAGCGACTCCACGAACTCCGCGAGGCCGACGTGGAGCGCCAACGCGAGATGTACGTCTCCGAGGAGACGGTCGAAACTCGGGCCGAGCGGGGTCACGAACGACTCGCCGACCATCTCGGTCTCGACGCCGATTCCGGTCCCGCCTCCGATTCCGCTTCCGACGCCGAATAG
- the pyrI gene encoding aspartate carbamoyltransferase regulatory subunit yields the protein MTDDHQLRVSKIRNGTVIDHVAAGQALNVLAILGIDGTSGEAVSVGMNVPSDRLGRKDIVKVEGRELSQSEVDVLSLIAPAASINIVRDYDVVEKNRVVRPDAVASIISCPNRNCISNADEPIRSRFTVLSDGVRCDYCETIVREDEVAANLDVN from the coding sequence ATGACAGACGACCACCAACTCCGCGTCTCGAAGATTCGAAACGGCACCGTCATCGACCACGTCGCCGCGGGACAGGCGCTCAACGTCCTCGCCATCCTCGGCATCGACGGCACCAGCGGGGAGGCGGTCTCGGTCGGGATGAACGTCCCCTCCGACCGCCTCGGCCGCAAGGACATCGTGAAGGTCGAAGGCCGCGAACTGAGCCAGTCCGAAGTGGACGTGCTGTCGCTCATCGCGCCCGCCGCGAGCATCAACATCGTCCGCGACTACGACGTGGTCGAGAAGAACCGCGTCGTCCGCCCCGACGCCGTCGCGAGCATCATCTCGTGTCCGAACAGAAACTGCATCTCCAACGCCGACGAACCTATCCGGTCCCGTTTTACCGTCCTCTCGGACGGCGTGCGCTGTGACTACTGCGAGACCATCGTCCGCGAGGACGAAGTCGCGGCCAACCTCGACGTGAACTGA
- a CDS encoding ThuA domain-containing protein → MVTVTVWNEYRHEKENDEVAEIYPDGIHATIAEGLREAGYDVQTATLDEPEHGLTESVLDDTDVLAWWGHKAHDEVDDDIVDRVVDRVRDGMGLLVLHSGHYSKPFKRLMGTTCSLKWRESGEKERVWVVEPGHPIADGLPESFEVPRAEMYGERFDIPAPDELVFTSWFEGGEVFRSGCCYTRGKGRVFYFRPGHETYPIYEQEEVRTVLDNAVEWAAPGDGPDPYFGNAEPIEDLD, encoded by the coding sequence ATGGTCACCGTCACCGTCTGGAACGAGTATCGACACGAGAAGGAAAACGACGAGGTCGCCGAAATCTACCCCGACGGTATCCACGCGACGATAGCCGAGGGGCTCCGCGAGGCCGGCTACGACGTACAGACCGCCACGCTGGACGAACCGGAACACGGGCTCACCGAGTCGGTCCTCGACGACACCGACGTGCTGGCGTGGTGGGGCCACAAGGCTCACGACGAGGTTGACGACGACATCGTCGACCGCGTGGTCGACCGCGTCCGCGACGGGATGGGTCTGCTCGTGCTCCACTCGGGACACTACTCCAAGCCGTTCAAGCGCCTGATGGGGACGACCTGCTCGCTGAAGTGGCGCGAGTCGGGCGAGAAAGAGCGCGTCTGGGTCGTCGAGCCGGGTCACCCCATCGCCGACGGGCTTCCCGAGTCGTTCGAGGTCCCCCGCGCCGAGATGTACGGCGAGCGGTTCGACATCCCCGCGCCGGACGAACTCGTCTTCACGTCGTGGTTCGAGGGCGGCGAAGTGTTCCGCTCCGGCTGTTGTTACACCCGCGGCAAGGGCCGCGTCTTCTACTTCCGGCCGGGCCACGAGACCTACCCCATCTACGAGCAGGAAGAGGTTCGGACCGTCCTCGACAACGCCGTCGAGTGGGCGGCTCCCGGCGACGGCCCCGACCCGTACTTCGGGAACGCCGAGCCCATCGAAGACCTCGACTGA
- the pyrB gene encoding aspartate carbamoyltransferase — protein MRQDHLISASHLSREDIEAVLDRAADIDDDPAAFRQRHAGKVLGLCFFEPSTRTRMSFDSAMKRLGGQTVDMGPVESSSVKKGETLADTVRVVEGYADALVLRHPSEGAATMAAEFVDVPLVNAGDGAGQHPSQTLLDLYTIRENAGLDDLTIGIMGDLKYGRTVHSLAEALTNFDASQHFISPESLRLPRNVRYDLHASGAQVREHTELDEVLPELDVLYVTRIQRERFPDENEYRKVAGQYQIDSETLEAAADDLTVMHPLPRVDEISPDIDDTDHATYFEQAHNGIPVRMALLDILLSQDR, from the coding sequence ATGCGTCAGGACCACCTCATCTCCGCGTCGCACCTCTCGCGGGAGGACATCGAGGCGGTGCTCGACCGCGCGGCCGACATCGACGACGACCCGGCCGCGTTCCGGCAACGACACGCCGGGAAGGTTCTCGGGCTCTGTTTCTTCGAGCCGAGCACGCGAACTCGGATGAGCTTCGACTCCGCGATGAAACGCCTCGGCGGCCAGACCGTCGATATGGGACCGGTCGAATCGTCGTCGGTCAAGAAGGGCGAGACGCTCGCCGACACCGTCCGCGTGGTCGAGGGCTACGCGGACGCGCTCGTGCTCCGCCACCCGAGCGAGGGCGCGGCCACGATGGCCGCCGAGTTCGTCGACGTGCCCCTCGTCAACGCGGGCGACGGCGCGGGCCAGCACCCGAGCCAGACCCTCCTCGACCTCTACACCATCCGGGAGAACGCCGGCCTCGACGACCTCACCATCGGCATTATGGGCGACCTGAAGTACGGCCGAACGGTGCACTCGCTGGCCGAGGCGCTGACGAACTTCGACGCCAGTCAGCACTTCATCAGCCCCGAGAGCCTGCGACTCCCCCGGAACGTCCGCTACGACCTCCACGCCTCGGGCGCGCAGGTCAGAGAACACACCGAACTCGACGAGGTGCTCCCCGAACTCGACGTGCTCTACGTGACGCGCATCCAGCGCGAGCGCTTCCCCGACGAAAACGAGTACCGCAAGGTCGCGGGACAGTACCAAATCGACTCGGAGACGCTGGAAGCGGCGGCTGACGACCTCACAGTCATGCACCCGCTGCCCCGCGTGGACGAGATTTCGCCGGACATCGACGACACCGACCACGCGACGTACTTCGAACAGGCCCACAACGGCATCCCGGTCCGGATGGCGCTGTTGGACATCCTCCTCTCCCAAGACCGATGA
- a CDS encoding 1,4-dihydroxy-2-naphthoate polyprenyltransferase codes for MSTQDISRSRAWVMASRPQTLPAAAAPVVVGTAVAVHADLFAPLPALAALVGALLIQVGTNFANDYYDAVQGADTEAREGFTRVTAGGLIPPAEVKRAMYLTFAAAILLGTYLVYVGGVPILVIGLLSVASGIAYTGGPYPLGYHGLGDLFVFVFFGLVAVVGTFYVQAASVLAAPLTVGIPDGTVTVVAVLASLPIAAISTNILVVNNVRDKEEDATTGKRTLAVRFGYGFARAEYVAMLALAYVVPAYLWTRAGFDWFVLLPMFSMPVAARIARTVVTETKGEKLNPALEDTGKLLALYAVLFSVGLVLA; via the coding sequence ATGAGCACGCAGGACATCTCTCGCAGTCGGGCGTGGGTGATGGCGTCGCGGCCGCAGACGCTTCCGGCGGCCGCCGCGCCGGTCGTCGTCGGCACCGCGGTCGCCGTCCACGCCGACCTGTTCGCCCCGCTCCCCGCGCTCGCGGCGCTCGTGGGCGCGCTCCTCATCCAGGTCGGGACCAACTTCGCCAACGACTACTACGACGCGGTGCAGGGCGCGGACACCGAGGCCCGCGAGGGCTTCACCCGCGTCACCGCGGGCGGACTCATCCCCCCGGCCGAGGTCAAGCGAGCGATGTACCTCACCTTCGCCGCCGCCATCCTCCTCGGCACGTATCTCGTCTACGTCGGCGGCGTGCCCATCCTCGTCATCGGCCTGCTCTCTGTCGCCTCGGGCATCGCCTACACCGGCGGTCCGTACCCCCTCGGCTACCACGGCCTCGGCGACCTGTTCGTCTTCGTCTTCTTCGGCCTCGTCGCCGTCGTCGGCACCTTCTACGTGCAGGCCGCGAGCGTCCTCGCCGCCCCCCTCACCGTCGGGATTCCGGACGGGACCGTCACGGTCGTCGCCGTCCTCGCCAGCCTCCCCATCGCGGCCATCTCTACGAACATCCTCGTCGTGAACAACGTCCGCGACAAGGAGGAAGACGCGACCACGGGCAAGCGGACGCTCGCGGTCCGGTTCGGCTACGGCTTCGCCCGCGCCGAGTACGTCGCCATGCTCGCGCTCGCCTACGTCGTCCCCGCCTACCTCTGGACTCGCGCCGGCTTCGACTGGTTCGTCCTTCTCCCCATGTTCTCGATGCCCGTCGCGGCCCGCATCGCGCGGACCGTCGTGACCGAGACGAAAGGCGAGAAGCTCAACCCCGCGCTCGAAGACACGGGCAAACTCCTCGCGCTCTACGCCGTCCTCTTCTCGGTCGGCCTCGTCCTCGCGTGA
- a CDS encoding mandelate racemase/muconate lactonizing enzyme family protein, protein MRLREFAVDLRTPLSTAKGDIERREGFLVAVDVAGETGVGEATPLPGWTESLADCRDVLGGLAEDDATGDSDPESALKDGTLADAPAARHAVSLAVADARARAADRPLAASLATDSHTSLPVNSTLGDDDPEATVEAAETAVKSGYDCLKLKVGARDPTDDVARLRAVREAVGPGVSLRADANAAWDRWTADRFLHTVEELGLDLDYLEQPLPADELDGHAVLRRLHDTPIALDESLAAVPPGRALASNAADVLVCKPMALGGPDRVRDLATRARDADVAVVVTTTIDAVVARLGALHVAASLPGDRAHGLATASLLDADLAADPAPVREGRMRVPESPGLGIDVDAVFP, encoded by the coding sequence ATGCGACTCCGCGAGTTCGCCGTCGACCTCCGAACGCCGCTTTCGACAGCCAAGGGTGACATCGAGCGTCGCGAGGGATTCCTCGTCGCGGTCGATGTCGCAGGCGAAACCGGTGTCGGCGAGGCGACCCCGCTTCCGGGCTGGACCGAGTCACTCGCCGACTGTCGCGACGTGCTCGGCGGCCTCGCCGAAGACGACGCCACCGGTGATTCCGACCCCGAATCCGCGCTCAAAGACGGGACGCTTGCGGACGCGCCCGCCGCGAGACACGCCGTCTCGCTCGCCGTCGCCGACGCCCGCGCTCGCGCCGCCGACCGGCCGCTCGCCGCGTCCCTAGCCACCGACTCGCACACCTCGCTTCCGGTGAATTCGACCCTCGGCGACGACGACCCAGAGGCGACCGTCGAGGCCGCCGAGACCGCCGTCAAATCGGGGTACGACTGTCTCAAACTGAAGGTCGGCGCACGGGACCCGACCGACGACGTGGCGCGCCTGCGGGCGGTCCGCGAGGCGGTCGGTCCCGGCGTGTCGCTCCGGGCCGACGCGAACGCCGCGTGGGACCGCTGGACCGCGGACCGATTTCTGCACACCGTCGAGGAACTTGGACTCGACCTCGACTACCTCGAACAGCCGCTTCCGGCCGACGAACTCGACGGCCACGCCGTGCTCCGGCGACTCCACGACACGCCCATCGCGCTCGACGAGTCGCTGGCTGCGGTCCCGCCGGGGCGGGCGCTCGCCTCGAACGCGGCGGACGTGCTCGTCTGCAAACCGATGGCGCTCGGCGGCCCGGACCGCGTCCGCGACCTCGCGACTCGCGCCCGCGACGCCGATGTGGCGGTCGTCGTCACGACCACCATCGACGCCGTCGTCGCCCGACTCGGCGCGCTCCACGTCGCGGCGTCGCTCCCCGGCGACCGGGCGCACGGACTGGCGACCGCGTCGCTTCTCGACGCCGACCTCGCGGCCGACCCGGCACCCGTGCGCGAGGGCCGGATGCGCGTCCCCGAGAGTCCGGGCCTCGGCATCGACGTGGACGCGGTGTTTCCCTGA